The DNA region tttcgtattttcaaaaaataagaaatgcatattaaaaaatatgcgtatttttaaatatatacgaatttcgtatttttaaaaataagaaattcgtATTAAAAATACGCTGTAGATTTAAAATCCAAAGACATAAAGAAAGTAATGTCTGGTTAGggtttgtttcatttttgatacgaattgaaAGTTGCTGTATTTCACTCATGTCCAGAAAACATCCCTGCGAAGCTTTAAAGTTGCCGTTTTccattctaaaatgacgagaaaaagTCAATGCGAATCCTCAAATTTGGCGATTTctttctaaaatgacgagaaaacgtccctgcgaaGCTACAAAGTTGCAGTATTTCTttctaaaatgacaagaaaacgtCCCTGCAAAGCTTCAAAGTTGtcttatttctttttataacgacgagaaaacgtccctgcgaagcttcaaagttgccgtatttcTTTCTAAAATGACGAGTAAACGTCCCTGCGAAGCCTCAAAGTTGCCATATTTCTTTCTAAAATGATGAGAAAACGTCCATGCGAACCTTTAAAATTGCCATATTTCTCTCTAAAATGATGAGAAAAAGTCCATGCGAAGCTCTAAAGTTGCTGTATTTCATtccaaaatgaagaaaaaacattcctgcGAAGCTTCAAAGTTGccatatttcattctaaaatgacgaaaaaacaTTCCTGCGTAGCTTCAAAATTGctgtatttcattctaaaatgacgagaaaacgtccctgtGAAATCATTGAGCCAATTAAAAAcctattaaaaacaaacttgtaaAATTGAGCAATTGTTCTACAATTTATTCAACCACTCACTTGATACAcataacatttctaaaaatactaaattctatttttaaaattagaattttgtatgttctatatttaaaaatagaatttcgtattttttatttttaaaaaatacgaaattcgtatttcgtatttttcaaaaatacgaaatacgaatttcgtatttttaaaaatagaatttcgtatttttttaaaaaaacgaaaatacgtatttcgtatttttaaaaatacgcgtATTTTGAAATACGAAAtccgtattttttaatacaaaattttcgtatttagtatttttaaatacggaAAGAGAAGTGGTCGATTTTTCTAGAGAGCATCACATATGTCCAGATTTCGTGAAAAAAGCATTTTACTTTACAAAGTCATTTTACTTTCAGTTGATTATGTGTAGGACTTCATTACAGCTATATTTATCgaataactgatataaaaaacGGTTTTTTCAGAACTTCACTTTAGAGTATATGACTATTAGTCTACCGTTATGTTTATGTTTGGTATTGGGTACCTTAACCATGCTGTTATGTGCCAATATGCAAATGCGCTATAATGGCATGGTAGCTGTACTGTAAAGTATCTACGGATTTTGTTAATACACAAGAAGACAGACATTTatgttataatataaatatacgcGTTCTTATTTCGTTTACTAACCCTCCCTCATAACCAAAAATTTAAGTCTAACATCCACTACCACCTcgacattaaaagaataaattatacatcagggtaataaatgtttaaaaaatgttgtttcgggtTGATTCAGGTTTCTTCGGccgaagttttttttaaaacgccggAAGTCGTTCGACAGCCCCCTCTTGATATTTTCCGATGCTTCTTTTCCAGTTTTCCagaaaagcggtgatagaaatgcttttttagatggcattttaaaagtttaaaaacgaaaagttgCGAGTTGAAAGGAGGTGATAAATATCttgtacatgtaaagttacatttaagCGACACTGTGTGAGTCTAGAAAATCTTCCAGTTCTGAATTGGTGAGTTGCAAGTTGCCGATTTTGAGTTAATTTCAGTATTGAGTTATTTTTCCAGAACATTTTGATAAATTGCAGACCAGATAATTTACTACATCgagcaaatattaaaaaagaaatacagaAATTTTGATTAGAAGtccttaattattttataataattCTGCATATCACTGTTTTTTGATACTGTTActgttttttcattattttttccaaCTTCTTATCCTTCTTATTTGTGCATATGCACACATACAACCACCAAATAAAGTTTGGTGCACTTATACCAACATTCTATAACAATATTAATATAAAGTTGCTTTTAACAAATATGTTTATACACATCTTTTCACAGCGCTCActcaacaaaattttgaaaaataaacatgtaaCACAAACCAGGATTCTCGAAATATTAATGCAAAAAgttgttgtatatatatttagtagAAGGATTATGTATTCATTGCTGGAACGAGAgctaaagtttaaaattatgtctgttgttaacactggactgagcgcttagtacacaCATgcatataggcgtaataccccacTCTATTTCACCGACTCCTgatttagttaaaagaactactacgtagacataaatctcttttgcctggctcCTTTGTTGTTGGTAACGAGgttttacacaagaaatccagccatgcagtTCTTAACTAATGTGGAGGTGAACGCTggcggagcacggatgaatcaagtctgctaaactgcacttacaggcggaacagacattttatcatggaatTAGTTGtagataattttttcattttacaaaACCATTTGAAACCATAGCAgatccgaatttaatggattttctttatgccgcaagtgttattcaaacaattttaaaaacgaaaccaacgtgcggtaaaaaaaaattttgttaaaatgtagctgaactttttgaataaatttagaagttttattaagccacttggataaagattttttgtaaTTCGAAAAAGaatcatatttttgcctatttgctagtgatgacctgaaaaataaacaataaatttataaaaatgacagtatagtcatggatactatttcggacatgtagaaaaagaAGTTAAGATTGATAAAGTCGCTAtacgtagacgctcgatcatcgtgttttggGTTCACAATTCAAAACGTCCCctacttttctaccgcaaaatgaatgcgcaacaaagattagCTCTAAAAGTCGATTTTTTACTTCTCAAACAtagtgaaaaggtttgttacaTCATGTTTGTGTAACGAGCGTGGTGCCACAAACCACGATAAAATCGTGATCCTTAagtataacaaacattcaaacatcctatcgtggccaccacgctaataATAATATCTCCACGAAGGATCGTGTGTCCCACGATTGTTTTCGTGAGCTCCACGATTTTGACAGTTTTTTGCTGTCGCGAAATGAAACCGCGCCAGCAATTGTCGATTGCCGACACTAATTTCGAGGGCTGTAATAATATAACAAAAGAATAAAAGCCTTAAAAggataggaataaataaagatgTCTATAGCTAGCTGGCTTCAGGGTGCTGCCTCGAAATCTATGTTAGTTTTAGAAGATTTTAACATGGCTAGAAAATGTgaaaacatgaaaacaaaaaatttagacaTTAGAAGATTTTGCCAACCAGTAacataatgacgtcataaatatTTTGATGTTTATGTGGGATAATTCAAATATAATCTGTCTCTTTTAATCAACTATCTTTGGCAtctatttcattttgtttttatctgcCATGTGCCATCACGGAAGTTTCGTAATCATTATCACACTTACCACCAGTAATAAATTTTTGCcgttaaaaaacaaagtaaggaTGCACATTTTAATAAGCCAATTAAATCGCAAAAATGCCGTCGCTAAAGAAAACTTGaaacatataaaacaaaataagtttttaagtttgtattattattattatttgtaaagtcatcacaagcaaatttaaaaaaatcttttaagttTAACCAAGTGGctcaaataaaacttcaaaattcattcagaaaatttagctacattttaacaaaatttatacagaaaaaaaattgtaccgcatttgggtttcgtttttaaaattgtttgaataaaaataacacttgtAGCGTCaagaaaaaatcaattaaatgggACCTGCTTTATACTAATTTGGGTTGCTATTGCCCGAGGTAACAAGTTTAACACTAGTGTCAGAACTGATGATCGACCATCGAGTGATTACTAAGTAGCGTCAGTGTTTGGGGTTCGCCACACTTCTGTACGCCCCCCACCTCTTAAAATAGCTGAAGTCTTGCATCAATTGCGAGATAAAGAAATTCAGAGGTCCTACTTCCGTACAGTTTTTAAATGATAGAAAAAACGTATGCGGGCCAAGTATTGAAGGCGTGTACTACGCACGCCTAACTTTACTTTATGACATGCGGTCTGTTGCACTCACCAGCAAGATTTTGGCGTGTGATGGCCCACATGCCAGAGATTTTACTCCTGTCCAAGCTAGCTCTTAGAAGtacaaattaaacaaaaagagatatatttTCTCAAATATTAATGGTATCGGGTGCTTTGGCATCAGTTGTTTTAatgtgggaggtaagctttaaactgacatttcataaaaatgaGTTAGCTTTCGGTTTAGGAAACTGTTaacaaatagtaaaaaaaattattttaaaaaatttgttttttaaattttggtttaTTAATATTACTTCCTGAAGATGTCctactttaaaaaatgtttttgacatTTAGTTTCTTTTTAACGATTTTGTTGTGAGATGAAAGGCTGGAAACACAAGGTTGGGTGGGTGGTTAGGACTTGCTGGATTTAAAAACTTGCAGTAGCAAATTTTACCTGACAACTGGGCTCAATGTACATAAATTCCTTTTCACCATCACAGGGGCGTATTTCCAATAAAAaggctttaaaaaagaaaaaaaatattcatttcaAAATGGGTTTCCTTCCCTCAGTTCTTACTAACTTTTTTTCCTTGGTGCATAATAAAtgtttgaattcttttttttaatgtttttttaggtTTACTCTGTGGTACTGGAGATATAATTGCTCAGCAAGTTGTGGAGAGACATGGAATTTATAGTCACGACACCAGGAGGACTACAAAACTTTTTGCAAtgggtttattttttattggacCGGGCCTTAGGTCATGGTATGTTGTTCTTGACCGATTAGTCATAGGAACATCTTCATCAGTTGTCataaaaaaagtattgttaGATCAAGGAATCTGGGCTCCGACATTTATAgctgcattttttactgtttctgATGTAATAGACGGTAAATCATTTGGAGATATTAGAAGAAGATTACAACATTCATATATCCCAGCATTACAAGCCAACTATATGTTATGGCCTTGGGTTCAACTAGCAAATTTCTATTTTATTCCTATACAGCATCGTGTCATTGTGGTAAATTTTGTAGCTTTATTTTGGAATACATATCTTGCGTGGGCAGTTAACAAAAATATTGACAATGTTGTCTAGATGGCTTTGTTCTTTAATCCTAATTTTGGCTACTTGTGCTACTTAAGGCGCGTCCAATTTATGTTCGGGAAAGTTTGATAGTTTTTTGGGAGCTCCCGCGTTTTTGTAATTAAGCTGTCATGTTGCCAGACCCACATTGCAGCTTTAACCGACGCGAGAAACGTCAGAGCATGTTGAAGTGAACATATAATATACAAAAGAAGAAGTTTTAGTATAGTAgcatgttatataaaaaaaggttgTACAACATAGATAAAAAAACCCTACCTTTTCCAGCCATATAGCTATAACTTCAGGTGTTTTATACATCTTCAGATTTTAGTTGCATAGCTAGCTAAAAGTTTGAAGTCAGAACCAGTTTTAGTCTAgtctagctatagctaaataGTATCTACTTTTGGATCAAGTGATTCCTACAATGACAGCTCAAGGTAAGAATTCAGAGTTTCCCAGTCATAAAAAACAGCAAGCTATTTTGAGctaagtatatatatagctaggctATTTACAGGAAGACAGGGACTGCTAGCCTGACTATGCTATTCTTAGGCTTCAAAAATAAGCCAAAAAATCACTGTTACTGTCGTATTTCCATCTTTTTTCAACTtcgatatatatagctagctagcataatttgtttttttctctgacTGACTATTGTTGGCTAGTAACACCCAGTTCGGGATAAAGGTTACAGATATGGAAACACGTTGTAAAAGGAAAACTGCTTCTAGATTCAGAAACCTGTTGTGATTTTTTCCCCATAGAACGATAGCAGATGATTTTCAAATGGgggtatttttaatatttaaaaagcttaATAACTGGTTATAAGGCTTACAAGTTTATAACTCAAGTTGCTTATTGGCCACTAAAACCTATTAAATTAATGCTAGCCCAATTTGGATTACCGAAGTGGCTTTTAATATTCGGAAACTATGATTTTTGTACTGAAAAAGTTTGTAAACAAGAAACTGTTTTGTTTCCATCTGTATAAACCTTTTTCCAGACTGTAGCCTTACATTGCATGGTGTGACTTGTTCTAATTTAATGTGAATTTATTTCGGTGAATTATAATCTTGGGAGATTTAAAAACTTCCGTtaatatatatgaaaaatttcACTACAACGAATTTGCCTTGGTGCTTTTTCTAGGATATTATAACCATATCTAGGTATAAACATTTGTACGTATATGTCTGGTTATAGgagtttttttgtaaaatggcAAAAAAGATTTGTGGACAACTTCTGGAAATAATGTTTGCGATTTTGCGATTGAAATATAAAAGCTATATATTATTCAGAACTGTGAGAATTGAATTTTGTGATAACgaaaaataaagatattttgCGACAAAAAGTCTgtgaataattttataaactataacaataattttatagtaaaatataataaactatgtatatatatatatatacctataaTCTATAATAACCTATAAACTATAATAATCTTTAATAACTTAACCTATAGACAGAATATATAACAGTATTATATACCTATAATCTCATCATCaaatatataataatgtataaatttgattttggaaaactaaattTCTGGACTTGCAAAGGTGATTAAATTTCCTAACCAAAATTTGAAaatctgaaattttaaaaagcatttcagaaattttgtagaaattggaaaaaaagcaaaattttattcttgCAGAAATTTATATACTTAGGTAGAATTTTTCAAgtttagcttttaaaaattaaacatccTATTTtgctacatttttattttccaagtttttaacaatttctttgcaattaaaagttttttataattttcgcGGCAGACCACATCATTTTTTATGTCCTCGTTTGTCAGATCTTGTACGTGCAAAGTGAAGAAACTTTCTTCCCATTTGGATACAAATGCTTTGCATTGATAAGCCTCCTCTTTAACTTTCTCTTGTAGTTTTGGTAACATGCCTGCACATATCAATCTTGAACTATTGTGACCCTTGTTCTTGTATTCGAGGTGGTGAGAATCGAAATTTTGTAGCATTGTTAAGTTTCCCAGTACTTTACTTATATTGTTTGCTAAAGTTGACTTGAAAATGACAACTCGTGAAGGTGTATTAGTAACTGTATTACAAGGTACTGGTGATGAATTTTCAGTAACATCAATGTTATCATATTCAAGCAATCACACTTCAATTTCATTTTCTTCTCTTTCACATTCCTTGCCAATGACAGTCATTTCTCTACTTTCAAAATCTCCACATTCATCAAATGTTATGATGTTTTTAATAGGAATTGTTATCTCCTTCCTTACACATTCTGACCAGCATTCTGTCAAATACTTATGAATTGacactaaactttcattttcaaaatattttaagatagGGCCTTCCTCTTTGAATGAGAGTTCCTCTTCACCATTatgaaaaacaatagaatttgAAATCACATCCCGGTGCCACCACACACCTTCACCACATAAAAGATAATCACTGATGCGCTCTAAGTGTGACTGCAGTAATCGGTCTTTTATGTCAAATGAAATGATTGTAATattaaagaagaactactttgttcatcactaacatactttccaagcagtgagcgggattcgatccgcggtcccctctcaacagagaatgaaatacggatgtgctaagataaatattcacctatatgtacacaccatccggataaactatctgagttcatcactaacatattgccacacgtagtgtagtgggttcgtctgcggctcccagttctggggaccgcggatcgaatcctgctcactgcttggcagtatgttagtgatgaacaaagtagttattcttcaatatgacttacacacattatactcgcccgtcatgatcagaggtctgatcggggtgaaccattctctgttgagaatgaaatacggatgtgctatgataaatattcacctatatgaaaTGATTGTATTTACACTGTTACCTGAGaacaatcagaaaaatatgcatGTAGCTTTAGGGGAAGAGATTTTGTGGAACTTTTGAGTAATTTTGTGGAAATTTTGAGTCACCTGAAAATAATATTGTTGTGAAAAATTTATACACTGAAAGTGTCTTCCCATAAAATATACATTCTTTAAACATTATCATttatatttgaactaacttttgaatttttttgcaaaaaggaAAACACTCCATTCAAATTACATATCTATACAGAAATAAATGGAAACTTACCGACTGCCTTAGAAAATTTAGAGATTTGTGATCCATATTGGTGTGATGACAATAAATCTTCCGCCTGCAGGCTCTGCTCATCTTGTAAACGTATAATGCTGTTATCACGTATAGATTGAAGGCTGCGATTTGATGTTCTCATGCTAATGTTTTTTATCACGCTGAAAAGCCTTTCTTCATCTTCTGTGTGAACAGAACTTGGACTTATTATTCTTGCAACATGAGGTAAGTAGCATATAAGTGAATGGAAGTAAATTCCAAATAACTTCTCTTTAGAAAGCTTTGTTGATTTTGATAATGTGTTGACACATGGCATGCTGGAAGGTGATATTATAAAGCCTGAGAATATATTTGGGCTTCTTTCGTCAGCTTTGGTATATGCCATTTTTACAATCTCCATCAGTGTTCGCAGTATACCTTCTATTTGTGGAGAGCACTTCCCTTTCATGTTAGCATAGACAACGACAGTGGATAAGCGATAGTCACATCCCCTGATTTTGTCTTTTGATCCGAAACAACCATTAAGACAATCtgttagcgatttttttccgattcATCACAAATCTGCACCAATGAC from Hydractinia symbiolongicarpus strain clone_291-10 chromosome 6, HSymV2.1, whole genome shotgun sequence includes:
- the LOC130647230 gene encoding protein Mpv17-like codes for the protein MSILRSFAGYYIKAISTHPWKTTALATGLLCGTGDIIAQQVVERHGIYSHDTRRTTKLFAMGLFFIGPGLRSWYVVLDRLVIGTSSSVVIKKVLLDQGIWAPTFIAAFFTVSDVIDGKSFGDIRRRLQHSYIPALQANYMLWPWVQLANFYFIPIQHRVIVVNFVALFWNTYLAWAVNKNIDNVV